The Tripterygium wilfordii isolate XIE 37 chromosome 17, ASM1340144v1, whole genome shotgun sequence genome has a window encoding:
- the LOC119982879 gene encoding uncharacterized protein LOC119982879 — MAIQLENLVESIKSKVRSLKKSNKKKPYVKMDKSASVRVEIRSRKARKLIDKTLKVADKPGKHSIS; from the coding sequence atgGCGATTCAGCTGGAGAACCTCGTGGAGTCGATAAAATCGAAGGTGCGTTCGCTGAAAAAGTCGAACAAGAAGAAGCCGTACGTAAAGATGGACAAGAGCGCGAGCGTGAGGGTGGAAATCCGTAGCAGAAAAGCGAGAAAGCTCATCGATAAGACCTTGAAGGTCGCCGATAAACCTGGCAAGCACAGCATCTCTTGA
- the LOC119982194 gene encoding thymocyte nuclear protein 1-like produces the protein MGKERRYWLLKTEPGEWSWDDQEANGGISKWDGVKNKQAQKHLKAMSLNDLCLFYHSGSGASARRVVGVVTVILECYEEVDGVAVDVKAVGEMRRPVDLKEMKGDERMKGFVLFRQPRLSVVPVPTEIWERICELGGGFAGDGNDYVEEGEDQD, from the coding sequence ATGGGGAAGGAAAGAAGATACTGGCTTTTGAAAACAGAGCCGGGAGAGTGGTCTTGGGACGACCAGGAAGCCAATGGAGGCATAAGCAAGTGGGACGGCGTCAAGAACAAGCAGGCCCAGAAGCACCTCAAGGCAATGTCACTCAACGACCTCTGCCTCTTCTACCACTCTGGCTCCGGCGCCTCCGCCCGCCGTGTCGTAGGCGTGGTCACCGTCATTCTTGAGTGCTACGAGGAGGTGGATGGCGTGGCGGTGGATGTGAAGGCGGTTGGGGAGATGAGGAGGCCGGTGGACTTGAAGGAGATGAAGGGCGATGAGAGGATGAAAGGTTTTGTGCTCTTTAGGCAGCCCAGGCTGTCGGTGGTGCCTGTTCCGACGGAGATCTGGGAGAGGATATGCGAATTAGGCGGTGGGTTTGCAGGGGATGGTAACGATTACGTTGAAGAAGGGGAAGATCAAGATTAA
- the LOC119982192 gene encoding uncharacterized protein LOC119982192 isoform X1 has protein sequence MFLEMLRVDGNSYALQIPLSGEMLLVMKYEEEVGFSNGHRLQNLDALQHLLGGGNMKDDKNLWDSSKRDRVDESCQAFFNIVEHCEGYIRNGTGCSHYHPIRTRQVVGNTLVGGVHEKPTRIKRIMEDFGAVQKEPTVGIKHQSDRFMNKGGVVELIFSVTDMVNIIETLSCHWSSQIPTVDYPTAGRAGKLENLFNFSGVAVEARPMGLRNESLPGNEDRERNVEKWICFWQC, from the coding sequence ATGTTCTTGGAAATGTTGAGAGTAGATGGGAATTCATATGCGCTTCAGATACCTTTGAGTGGTGAAATGTTGTTAGTCATGAAGTATGAGGAGGAAGTTGGGTTCTCTAATGGTCACAGATTACAAAATCTTGATGCTCTACAACATTTACTTGGTGGAGGAAACATGAAAGATGACAAAAATTTGTGGGATTCTTCAAAAAGAGATAGGGTCGATGAAAGCTGCCAAGCCTTTTTTAATATTGTCGAGCACTGTGAGGGGTATATTAGAAATGGGACTGGGTGTTCACATTATCATCCTATTCGAACGAGACAGGTAGTTGGTAACACGCTGGTTGGGGGTGTTCATGAGAAGCCTACTAGGATCAAAAGAATAATGGAGGATTTTGGAGCTGTCCAAAAGGAGCCTACTGTGGGAATAAAACATCAGTCTGATCGATTTATGAATAAAGGGGGAGTTGTAGAGTTGATCTTCTCTGTTACAGATATGGTGAATATTATTGAGACTCTGTCATGCCATTGGAGCTCCCAGATTCCTACTGTTGATTATCCCACTGCAGGCAGAGCTGGCAAATTGGAGAATTTGTTCAATTTTAGTGGAGTGGCGGTGGAGGCAAGGCCAATGGGCTTGAGAAATGAATCTCTGCCAGGCAATGAAGATCGAGAAAGAAATGTTGAAAAATGGATATGTTTCTGGCAATGTTGA
- the LOC119982192 gene encoding uncharacterized protein LOC119982192 isoform X2 produces the protein MSFFIPVFNGQDYPTWMVKMRTFLMSEGLWHIVVHGYKEPIDDSTLDAAEKKVLDSTRILNAKALSRLQNGVGATIFLRIIRTSQAKEAWDVLNKEFEGDGWTIVIKLQNLRHEFENLPMQDTEMVKEFYNKVIDIVNQMRNLGEKVIDEKVVQKMLIILPERYDVVVVAIEELKDLTALKPEQLVGSLEAHEQRRLRRGEQTQSI, from the coding sequence ATGTCTTTCTTCATTCCAGTGTTCAACGGACAAGACTATCCAACATGGATGGTGAAGATGAGAACATTTCTCATGTCGGAAGGGTTATGGCATATTGTAGTGCATGGGTACAAGGAACCCATTGATGACAGCACTTTGGATGCTGCAGAGAAGAAGGTACTTGACAGTACTAGgattttgaatgctaaagcctTGTCTAGGCTGCAGAATGGAGTTGGAGCTACCATCTTTCTGAGAATCATTAGAACCTCACAAGCTAAAGAAGCTTGGGATGTTCTCAACAAGGAGTTTGAGGGAGATGGCTGGACAATAGTTATAAAATTACAGAACTTACGACACGAGTTCGAAAATCTGCCTATGCAAGATACAGAGATGGTGAAAGAGTTCTACAACAAAGTCATAGACATTGTTAATCAAATGAGAAACTTGGGTGAAAAGGTCATAGATGAGAAAGTTGTTCAAAAAATGTTAATCATCCTCCCAGAGAGGTATGATGTGGTAGTGGTTGCAATAGAAGAATTGAAAGATCTCACTGCCTTGAAGCCTGAGCAGCTTGTGGGATCTCTGGAAGCACATGAGCAACGGAGGTTGAGACGTGGGGAGCAAACTCAGTCAATTTAG
- the LOC119982913 gene encoding phytosulfokines-like, whose protein sequence is MSSIKVSSLCMIALLLFFFGITSTAGRPEPEFTDVTPMKIQHEENIDVEKVEVEESCEGIGEEECLMRRTLAAHIDYIYTQKHKP, encoded by the exons ATGTCTTCCATTAAGGTGAGCTCCCTCTGCATGATAgctctcctcctcttcttcttcggcATAACCAGTACAGCGGGTCGGCCGGAGCCCGAATTCACTGACGTTACGCCGATGAAAATCCAACACGAG GAGAATATAGATGTGGAGAAAGTAGAAGTAGAAGAGAGTTGTGAAGGAATTGGAGAAGAGGAGTGCCTAATGAGAAGAACACTTGCAGCTCACATTGATTACATCTACACCCAGAAACACAAGCCATGA
- the LOC119981905 gene encoding amino acid transporter AVT1J-like, with translation MKPRLNHHISATINLPDLLRDTNFGSLDTFSAGVGIPSIPFALSQGGWLGLVLLFLVTILSWCTGLLLQRCMNTDPLIRTYPDIGEQAFGYVGRTLVSVFMCLELYLVAMEFLILEGDNLFKLFPNTNFTISDVKIGGKQGFVMLTSLIILPTTWLRNLGVLAYVSAGRVLASIIVVACVFWAGTVEVVGFHEGDTLFNLTGIPTAISLFTFCYYGHAMFPTHCNSMNNRSQFSKVSDLIIMQIFIHSKLLTLFV, from the exons ATGAAACCACGGCT CAACCACCACATATCTGCTACAATAAATTTACCTGATCTCCTCCGTGACACAAATTTTGGCTCTCTTGACACTTTTTCTGCAGGTGTGGGGATACCGTCAATTCCATTTGCACTTAGTCAAGGTGGGTGGCTGGGCTTGGTGCTTCTCTTTCTGGTGACAATTCTCAGTTGGTGCACAGGATTACTTCTTCAACGTTGTATGAATACGGATCCCCTCATCAGAACATATCCTGACATAGGCGAGCAAGCTTTTGGGTATGTAGGGAGGACTCTAGTATCCGTCTTCATGTGTCTTGAGCTATATTTAGTAGCTATGGAGTTCCTGATACTAGAAGGGGACAATCTATTTAAGTTGTTTCCAAACACGAATTTCACAATTTCCGACGTGAAAATTGGAGGAAAGCAAGGGTTTGTTATGCTTACTTCTCTTATAATCTTGCCAACAACGTGGCTAAGAAATCTAGGTGTCCTGGCCTATGTTTCTGCTGGTAGGGTTTTGGCTTCTATTATCGTTGTTGCTTGTGTTTTTTGGGCTGGGACAGTTGAAGTTGTGGGGTTTCATGAAGGAGATACGCTCTTCAATTTGACAGGAATACCTACGGCCATTAGCCTGTTCACCTTCTGCTATTATGGTCATGCAATGTTTCCCACACACTGCAATTCCATGAACAATAGAAGCCAATTCTCTAAAGTAAGTGACTTGATAATTATGCAGATATTTATTCATTCCAAGTTGTTGACCTTATTTGTCTAG